The following proteins are co-located in the Oceanivirga salmonicida genome:
- a CDS encoding nucleoside 2-deoxyribosyltransferase, which produces MKVYIAGSLFNEAEVSQRLKEGKILREEIKDIDLFNPIEQPFNEDKQTLPTPESIYEGDANAVKNSDVVILDLTNEDPGVMVELGLAIAYGKKIIGINSDIRLKSANKYEIPSYAMNHFVLGAILKYGVLVYSFKEAV; this is translated from the coding sequence ATGAAAGTATACATAGCAGGTTCGCTATTTAACGAAGCAGAAGTTTCACAAAGATTAAAAGAAGGTAAGATTCTAAGAGAAGAAATTAAAGATATTGATTTATTTAATCCAATAGAACAACCTTTTAATGAAGATAAACAGACTTTACCTACACCTGAGAGTATTTATGAAGGAGATGCAAATGCAGTTAAAAATTCAGATGTAGTAATATTAGATTTAACTAATGAGGATCCAGGAGTTATGGTTGAACTAGGTTTAGCAATAGCATATGGTAAAAAAATTATAGGTATAAATTCTGATATTAGATTAAAGTCTGCTAATAAATATGAAATACCTAGTTACGCAATGAATCATTTCGTATTAGGTGCAATATTAAAATATGGAGTATTAGTTTACTCATTTAAAGAAGCAGTA
- a CDS encoding phosphoglycerate kinase, whose amino-acid sequence MNKKTVKDLEVKGKKVLVRVDFNVPVKEGVIKDDNRIKAAIPTLKYLLDNGAKVIAFSHLGRVKVEEDKASKTLAPVAIRLSELLGKEVRFVGETRGEKLESAISELKDGEILMFENTRYEDIDGKKESKNDPELGKYWASLGDVFVNDAFGTAHRAHASNVGISANLSETAVGFLMEKEVEFLGGAVENPKKPYVAILGGAKVSDKIAVIENLIEKADKILIGGGMMFTFLKAQGLNVGKSLLEEDKLELAKSLIEKAKSKGVELVLPVDTIVAKEFSNDVAFETKSVDGLACDDMGLDIGAKTIELFEKELAGAKTVVWNGPMGVFEMSNYAKGTIGVCEAIANLKDAITVIGGGDSAAAAIQLGYKDKFSHISTGGGASLEFLEGKKLPGVEAISNKSRG is encoded by the coding sequence ATGAATAAAAAAACAGTTAAAGATTTAGAAGTAAAAGGAAAAAAAGTATTAGTAAGAGTAGATTTTAATGTTCCAGTTAAAGAAGGTGTTATTAAAGATGATAACAGAATTAAGGCAGCAATACCTACTTTAAAATATTTATTAGATAATGGAGCAAAAGTTATTGCATTCTCACATTTAGGTAGAGTAAAAGTTGAAGAAGATAAAGCAAGTAAAACATTAGCACCAGTTGCTATAAGATTATCTGAATTATTAGGTAAAGAAGTTAGATTTGTTGGTGAAACAAGAGGAGAAAAATTAGAAAGTGCAATTTCAGAATTAAAAGATGGAGAAATTTTAATGTTCGAAAATACTAGATATGAAGACATAGATGGTAAAAAAGAATCTAAAAATGATCCTGAATTAGGTAAATACTGGGCAAGTTTAGGAGATGTATTTGTAAATGATGCATTCGGTACTGCACATAGAGCACATGCTTCAAATGTTGGAATTTCAGCAAATTTAAGTGAAACAGCAGTAGGATTTTTAATGGAAAAAGAAGTAGAATTCTTAGGTGGAGCAGTTGAAAACCCTAAAAAACCTTATGTTGCTATATTAGGTGGAGCAAAAGTATCTGATAAAATAGCAGTTATAGAAAACTTAATAGAAAAAGCAGATAAAATCTTAATAGGTGGTGGAATGATGTTCACTTTCCTAAAAGCACAAGGATTAAATGTAGGTAAATCATTATTAGAAGAAGATAAATTAGAATTAGCAAAATCATTAATAGAAAAAGCTAAAAGTAAAGGTGTTGAATTAGTTTTACCAGTTGATACAATAGTTGCTAAAGAATTTAGTAACGACGTAGCATTTGAAACTAAATCAGTTGATGGTTTAGCATGTGATGATATGGGATTAGATATTGGAGCTAAAACAATAGAATTATTTGAAAAAGAATTAGCAGGTGCTAAAACAGTAGTATGGAATGGACCTATGGGTGTATTTGAAATGAGTAACTATGCAAAAGGTACTATAGGAGTATGTGAAGCAATAGCAAACTTAAAAGATGCAATAACAGTTATAGGTGGTGGAGATTCAGCAGCAGCAGCAATACAATTAGGTTATAAAGATAAATTCTCACACATATCAACTGGTGGAGGAGCATCATTAGAATTCTTAGAAGGTAAAAAATTACCAGGTGTTGAAGCAATTTCAAACAAATCGCGTGGTTGA